The following are from one region of the Bradyrhizobium sediminis genome:
- a CDS encoding AsmA family protein, with the protein MAQGMKRLGMPVAAFFGVALIGLIATSWLLNRDALRQAVEAQIRAVTGLDLVVKGPIEVSVFPGSYVSFHDVGLKGGATSDPALSVDVLTANLRLLPLLLRRFEISDVMMLRPHISVVRDANGESNWTPFIDTIARTMKPGAENQVSFSEIRIQDGVLAYEDAANRVSEKLGDIDLSLAWPSISRSFAATGQFDWRGERVDGSVSISDFVAALSGDRSGLKARLASAPLKLAFDGTVANRTSMMMEGTMTVDSPSLRNALRWAGQPPPGTGGFGRFALKARANLVGSSIALTNVNVELDGNVAEGVMTYANTGRQTLQATLAAGNLDFTPYISTFRLLASGARDWNRQLFDLNALNTTDLDMRLSAAKVTVGSSKLGRTAFGANLRSGALALSVGEAQMYGGIARGSFGISRSDAVADVKAQFQFIDVDLQACASELFGVTKLSGRGNLNVSLVASGASPFGLAQSLDGTATLTGHDGAIAGFNAEQLLKRLERRPLSGAGNFRSGSTPYDKLTIAVKFSDGIATAEDIRVEGPAARLTLTGTASVPAREYDMKGIASLVSAPNAASSFELPFVVQGPWDDPLIFPDPESLIRRSPGAAPLLDAVKDRKTRDAVRSVLERFTGGGTKPAAAPEAAAPAPAASAPAEAPKAN; encoded by the coding sequence ATGGCCCAAGGAATGAAGCGCCTCGGGATGCCGGTTGCGGCCTTTTTCGGCGTGGCGCTGATCGGCCTGATCGCGACGTCCTGGTTGCTCAACCGCGACGCCCTGCGCCAGGCGGTCGAGGCGCAAATCCGCGCCGTGACCGGCCTCGACCTGGTCGTCAAGGGCCCGATCGAGGTTTCGGTGTTTCCGGGAAGCTATGTCTCGTTTCACGACGTCGGGCTGAAGGGCGGGGCGACCTCCGACCCCGCGCTATCAGTCGATGTGCTGACCGCCAACCTGCGCCTCCTGCCGCTGTTGCTGCGGCGGTTCGAGATATCGGACGTCATGATGCTGCGTCCCCACATCAGCGTGGTCCGCGACGCCAATGGCGAGAGCAACTGGACCCCGTTCATCGACACCATCGCGCGGACCATGAAGCCGGGCGCCGAGAACCAGGTGTCGTTCTCGGAGATCCGGATCCAGGACGGCGTGCTCGCCTATGAGGACGCCGCCAATCGCGTGTCGGAGAAGCTCGGGGATATCGACCTTTCGCTGGCGTGGCCGTCGATCTCGCGTTCGTTCGCGGCGACCGGGCAATTCGACTGGCGCGGCGAACGGGTCGACGGCTCGGTCAGCATCAGCGACTTCGTCGCCGCACTCTCGGGCGACCGCTCCGGGCTGAAGGCGCGGCTTGCCAGCGCGCCGCTGAAACTCGCCTTCGACGGCACCGTCGCCAACCGCACCAGCATGATGATGGAAGGCACGATGACTGTCGACAGCCCCAGCTTGCGCAACGCGCTGCGCTGGGCGGGCCAGCCGCCGCCGGGCACCGGCGGGTTCGGCCGCTTCGCGCTGAAGGCGCGCGCCAACCTCGTCGGCTCGTCGATCGCGCTGACCAACGTCAATGTCGAACTCGACGGCAATGTCGCCGAGGGCGTGATGACCTACGCCAACACCGGCCGTCAGACGCTGCAGGCGACGCTGGCCGCGGGCAACCTCGACTTCACCCCCTACATCTCCACCTTCCGCCTGCTCGCCAGCGGCGCGCGCGACTGGAACCGGCAGTTGTTCGATCTGAACGCGCTCAACACCACCGATCTCGACATGCGCCTGTCGGCCGCCAAGGTGACGGTCGGGTCGTCGAAACTCGGCCGTACAGCGTTCGGCGCCAACCTGCGCAGCGGCGCGCTGGCGCTCTCCGTCGGCGAGGCGCAGATGTATGGCGGCATCGCCAGGGGCTCGTTCGGAATCTCTCGCTCCGACGCCGTCGCCGACGTCAAGGCCCAGTTCCAGTTCATCGACGTCGATCTGCAGGCCTGTGCATCCGAATTGTTCGGCGTCACCAAACTATCCGGCCGCGGCAACCTCAACGTCTCGCTGGTGGCCTCGGGCGCGAGCCCGTTCGGCCTCGCCCAATCGCTCGACGGCACCGCCACCCTCACCGGCCACGACGGCGCCATCGCCGGCTTCAATGCCGAGCAACTGTTGAAGCGGCTGGAGCGCCGGCCGCTGTCCGGCGCCGGCAATTTCCGCTCCGGCTCGACGCCCTACGACAAGCTGACCATCGCGGTGAAATTCAGCGACGGGATCGCCACTGCCGAGGATATCCGCGTCGAAGGCCCGGCGGCGCGCCTGACCCTGACCGGCACCGCTTCGGTGCCGGCGCGCGAATACGACATGAAGGGCATCGCCAGTCTGGTCTCGGCGCCGAATGCCGCCTCGAGCTTCGAATTGCCGTTCGTGGTGCAGGGGCCATGGGACGATCCCCTGATCTTTCCGGATCCGGAAAGCCTGATCCGGCGCTCGCCGGGCGCGGCCCCGCTGCTCGACGCCGTCAAGGATCGCAAGACCCGCGACGCCGTGCGCTCGGTGCTGGAGCGCTTCACCGGCGGC
- a CDS encoding CoA transferase subunit A: MNKVYPDAKSALDGILRDGMMIMSGGFGLCGIAEALSDAIRDSGVKNLTVVSNNAGVDGIGLSRLLETRQIKKMISSYVGENKLFAQQFLAGELELEFAPQGTLAERIRAGGAGIPAFYTKTGVGTLIAEGKEVKEFDGEKYIMERGLFGDLAIVHAWKGDTAGNLVYRKTARNFNPMMATAAKITVAEVEHLVPAGQIDPDHIHTPGIFVKRIIEVGNGLKRIEQRTTRKREAAAAAT; encoded by the coding sequence ATGAACAAGGTCTATCCTGACGCCAAATCGGCACTCGACGGCATCTTAAGGGACGGCATGATGATCATGTCCGGCGGTTTCGGCCTGTGCGGCATCGCCGAGGCCTTGTCGGATGCGATCCGCGACTCCGGCGTCAAGAACCTGACCGTGGTTTCCAACAATGCCGGCGTCGACGGTATCGGGTTGAGCCGGCTGCTCGAGACCCGGCAGATCAAGAAGATGATCTCGTCCTATGTCGGCGAGAACAAGCTGTTCGCCCAGCAGTTCCTCGCCGGCGAACTGGAACTCGAATTCGCGCCGCAGGGCACGCTGGCCGAGCGCATCCGCGCCGGCGGCGCCGGCATTCCGGCCTTCTACACCAAGACCGGTGTCGGCACCCTGATCGCCGAAGGCAAGGAAGTGAAGGAATTCGACGGCGAGAAATACATCATGGAGCGCGGGCTGTTCGGTGACCTCGCCATCGTCCACGCCTGGAAGGGCGATACCGCCGGCAATCTGGTCTACCGCAAGACCGCGCGCAATTTTAATCCGATGATGGCGACCGCCGCGAAAATCACCGTGGCCGAGGTCGAGCACCTGGTGCCCGCCGGCCAGATCGATCCCGATCACATTCATACGCCCGGCATCTTCGTGAAGCGCATCATTGAAGTCGGAAACGGCCTGAAACGCATCGAGCAACGCACCACGCGCAAGCGTGAGGCGGCTGCCGCCGCAACCTGA